A DNA window from Flammeovirga agarivorans contains the following coding sequences:
- a CDS encoding PorP/SprF family type IX secretion system membrane protein — protein MRPNFKNYFCFIFLTTSILTSSYLFGQDTQFSQYYATPLYLNPALTGSSQETRAIINYRNQWVGLPAGIQSFMASFDHNFKYKRFSLGGYIKNDSYGVNEGTPLQHSTFTVSGSYTIPISKYVGLNVGLQVGYGQNKLDLSSLVFNDQLDSFGFTGGGTNEPFVHTQVGYADVNTGAMLYGEKYWVGLGLYHVNTPNISFIGEQAYLPVRVSIEAGYMIPLEFKGHHTHIPDYHRKSFTFAMHYQSQGKNDQLSLGMYFHYQPLLVGVWYRGLPLIKGAEKDNAVNHDAVVILTGIKVGNLNFGYSYDVTLSDLPQQHANSHEISLQYTFNLYKDYKKKPKRKPMDLPCPSPLL, from the coding sequence ATGAGACCTAATTTTAAAAACTATTTCTGCTTTATCTTTCTCACAACCAGCATACTCACAAGCAGTTATTTATTCGGACAAGACACTCAGTTTTCACAATACTATGCTACACCATTATACCTTAATCCTGCCCTAACAGGATCAAGTCAGGAAACACGAGCCATCATCAATTATCGAAACCAATGGGTAGGATTACCTGCTGGAATACAGTCTTTTATGGCATCATTTGATCACAATTTTAAGTATAAAAGATTTTCACTCGGAGGATATATAAAAAATGACAGCTATGGTGTAAATGAAGGAACTCCATTACAGCATTCTACTTTTACTGTGTCTGGCTCTTATACTATTCCTATTTCAAAGTATGTTGGCCTTAATGTTGGCTTACAGGTTGGTTACGGACAAAATAAACTTGATTTATCATCATTAGTTTTCAACGATCAGCTAGATTCCTTTGGTTTTACGGGCGGAGGAACAAACGAACCATTTGTTCATACCCAAGTAGGTTATGCAGATGTAAATACTGGAGCCATGTTGTATGGAGAAAAATATTGGGTTGGTTTGGGACTATATCATGTAAATACTCCTAATATTTCATTCATTGGAGAGCAAGCTTACCTGCCAGTAAGAGTATCTATTGAAGCTGGGTATATGATACCATTAGAATTTAAAGGGCATCATACACATATCCCCGATTACCATCGAAAATCATTTACATTCGCAATGCATTATCAATCTCAAGGTAAAAATGATCAACTGAGTTTAGGTATGTATTTCCATTACCAACCCCTATTAGTTGGTGTATGGTACAGAGGTTTACCATTAATAAAAGGAGCTGAAAAAGACAATGCAGTAAACCATGATGCTGTTGTTATTTTGACAGGTATAAAAGTCGGAAACCTTAATTTTGGATATAGTTATGATGTAACACTATCTGACTTACCTCAACAACATGCTAATTCTCACGAAATTAGTCTTCAATATACTTTTAATCTATACAAGGACTATAAAAAGAAACCAAAAAGAAAACCAATGGATTTACCTTGTCCATCTCCTTTATTATAA